AATTTCAGCATCTCGTGGGCTCGTTCCTTTTGATTCAAATGAACGAAGGTGCTGATCGTCCTCAATTCGTAGGGCGTATAATTTTCCCAATGAAAATCGGGATTCAGCCGCTGCTGAAAATTTCGAAAATAAATGTCGAAGGTGTTTTGCAAATACGGCTGGGGCAAATTGTTCAGCTCGTTGCAAGGATAAATGGCGATGGAAGTGGACGTGGCATCGAAGTCGCCCAGTTCGGCGCAACCTGGGATGTAATCAATGCCGTGATTTCTGATCACCAGCGCCAGTGAATGGTAGAGGTTCGTTCTGAATTCATCTCGCAACTTGGTGAATCGCTCCACCGACGCCTGATCCTTCAAAATCTGAGCGATGGTGACGGCATCCTTCAACCCCTTCATGGCCCAAAAGCTGTCCCAGTAGGAATGCATCGGCTTGGCCGAATAGCCCTCGTGGCTGATGGATTCGGGCAGGATGGCGTAGAGCGATCGCAACGAATCATTGCCATTTTTATAATAATCGGTGCTGCGCTGACTCACCAAAAATTCGATATAATCCACCGCCTTTTTCACATGCTCGAATTTCGATTTGAGAAACGTCGTATCGCCAGAAAAGCGAAAATAGTTCAGGATGCCGAAGATGAATTCGCCGTGGCTATCGTGCTCGGCCACAGGGTCGGGTCCCCGCCGATCGACCACGCAGGGGATTTTGCCATCGGGAAATTGATAGCGACTGTACCAATCGAAAAATTGCCTGACTTCCTCGGTGATGCCCATCTTTAACAGCGCCGCCGAGGTCATGGCGCCGTCCCGAATCCAGGAGCGCTCGTAGGAGCGGGAGCCTGGCTGAATCCCAGGACCGTCCCGATTGATCAAAATATACGCCAGATTGGAGCGCAGGGTGTTGATCATTTTATCAGCGGAAGCTGGCAACCGAAATTGGACATGATTCAGTTTCTCGGCCCAGAAGGATTTGACCGCTTGAAATTTTGCATCAACATA
The DNA window shown above is from candidate division KSB1 bacterium and carries:
- a CDS encoding coagulation factor 5/8 type domain-containing protein, with protein sequence GVAKIASLRREANEIVVNENKRLLPVSSPDRFMALEFDQGDVVNYLSQGRWIDQAAVNDHFGYASGALVYPFELEPAQEMTIYLAIPFHNFYPDEIRSISPAAAERYVDAKFQAVKSFWAEKLNHVQFRLPASADKMINTLRSNLAYILINRDGPGIQPGSRSYERSWIRDGAMTSAALLKMGITEEVRQFFDWYSRYQFPDGKIPCVVDRRGPDPVAEHDSHGEFIFGILNYFRFSGDTTFLKSKFEHVKKAVDYIEFLVSQRSTDYYKNGNDSLRSLYAILPESISHEGYSAKPMHSYWDSFWAMKGLKDAVTIAQILKDQASVERFTKLRDEFRTNLYHSLALVIRNHGIDYIPGCAELGDFDATSTSIAIYPCNELNNLPQPYLQNTFDIYFRNFQQRLNPDFHWENYTPYELRTISTFVHLNQKERAHEMLKFFFNDQRPQGWNHWAEVVWKDPRTPRFIGDMPHTWVGSDYINAVRSFFVFEDEADGSLVIGAGLKDDWVDAAEGMAVKHLPTIYGELNYSIRKTGNKYLLELTGEVKMPLVKIRIKNFKASAPKQVLVNKKPITDFGADQITIRKFPAVVEIKY